The Peribacillus sp. FSL P2-0133 genome has a segment encoding these proteins:
- a CDS encoding aldehyde dehydrogenase family protein, translating to MKKKWQLWIGGKWREAKSYEPLYNPHSNEEIAQIGQAEPADAIEAIVEANSAFQKYRSYPAHARAEILVKAAAIMEERSEELAKIVSLEAAKTIRNAREEINRTVQTYRFSAEAAKNNYGEQIPMDAAQGGVNRFGFTIRTPIGVVTAITPFNFPFNLVAHKVGPAIAAGNSIVLKPAEQTPLSSLVLAEIFKEAGLPEGVLNIIPGKGDVLSEALTTHPHVKKVTFTGSVEVGHLIQQQAGFRKLTLELGSNSPFIIDEGVDVDKVIERSVMGSFTNNGQVCISIQRIYVHNSLYQQFLERFVSRTKRLVIGSPLEESTNITAVISKKSLERLQSWIDEAVQEGAKIECGGTVEGNVLLPTVLTDVNRDSKVFRFEVFGPIVCIFPFDTLDDAIKDANDSRYGLNSGVMTPSIERAFYAAERLETGGVVINDIPTYRIDNMPYGGWKDSGVGREGVKYAMHEMMEQKFISFKISDE from the coding sequence ATGAAGAAAAAGTGGCAATTGTGGATTGGTGGTAAATGGCGGGAGGCAAAATCATATGAGCCATTATATAATCCCCATTCAAACGAAGAAATTGCACAAATCGGACAGGCTGAACCAGCGGATGCCATTGAAGCAATTGTTGAGGCAAATTCCGCTTTTCAGAAATACCGATCCTACCCGGCACATGCACGAGCCGAAATTTTAGTAAAAGCTGCAGCGATCATGGAAGAACGTAGTGAAGAACTTGCGAAAATCGTTTCTCTAGAGGCCGCGAAAACGATTCGAAATGCTCGTGAGGAAATCAATCGTACAGTTCAGACCTACCGTTTTTCTGCAGAAGCGGCAAAGAACAACTATGGAGAACAAATTCCGATGGATGCAGCACAGGGTGGAGTAAACCGTTTTGGTTTCACGATTCGTACCCCGATTGGCGTCGTAACGGCAATTACCCCATTTAACTTTCCATTTAATCTTGTTGCCCATAAAGTTGGTCCAGCTATTGCGGCTGGAAATTCTATTGTATTAAAACCTGCCGAACAAACGCCTCTTAGTTCGCTCGTGCTTGCAGAAATTTTTAAAGAAGCAGGCCTTCCAGAAGGAGTATTGAACATCATTCCGGGCAAAGGGGATGTCTTAAGTGAAGCTTTGACAACCCACCCACATGTAAAAAAAGTGACTTTTACTGGCAGTGTGGAAGTCGGACACCTTATCCAGCAGCAAGCAGGCTTTCGTAAGCTTACCCTTGAACTCGGATCCAATTCGCCGTTCATTATTGATGAAGGAGTCGACGTAGATAAAGTCATAGAACGAAGTGTGATGGGCTCTTTTACAAATAATGGGCAGGTGTGTATATCGATTCAAAGAATTTATGTCCACAATTCACTGTATCAACAATTCTTGGAGCGATTCGTCAGTAGGACAAAACGACTTGTCATCGGATCCCCTCTCGAGGAAAGCACTAATATTACTGCGGTCATTTCGAAAAAATCGTTGGAGCGGTTACAAAGTTGGATCGACGAGGCAGTACAGGAAGGAGCAAAAATTGAGTGTGGCGGTACAGTGGAAGGCAATGTTCTCTTACCTACCGTCTTAACAGATGTAAATCGTGACTCAAAGGTATTTCGTTTCGAAGTATTCGGTCCGATTGTCTGTATTTTTCCATTCGATACGCTGGATGATGCCATCAAGGATGCAAATGATTCGCGTTACGGATTGAATTCAGGAGTGATGACACCGAGTATAGAACGAGCTTTTTATGCGGCAGAACGCTTGGAAACAGGTGGGGTCGTCATCAATGATATCCCAACTTACCGAATTGATAATATGCCTTATGGTGGTTGGAAGGACAGCGGCGTTGGCCGGGAAGGCGTCAAATATGCGATGCATGAAATGATGGAGCAGAAGTTTATCAGCTTTAAAATAAGCGACGAATGA
- a CDS encoding acetolactate synthase large subunit, with translation MKASDLFVRCLENEGVQYIFGIPGEENTDLIDSLISSDIKFILVHHEQAAAFMADIYGRLTGKPGVCLGTLGPGATNLLTGIGSAYLDYSPVVAITGQAGLDRIHKESHQYVDIIGVFNEVTKWNQQIKVPHTIPEIIRKAFKTAVIEKPGAVHIELPEDVAMMDTEGEPLPVTPMPRSRPAEEEIKKAVELINRAKKPIILAGNGVVRDGAAEFLRKFAEEKQIPVVNSFMAKGVLPSNHPLTLFTVGMQARDYVLCGFDLADLIITVGYDFVEYLPKYWNDEAMNPIIHIDARPAEIDAYYPVQAELVGNVSEGLEALSTGVVEKELWPEVKRLRSQIIEKFHSSDDVSGSPIIPQRIIADLKRADKGNAIVISDVGAHKLWMARLYQPEMPNHTIISNGFASMGIAIPGAIAAKLAKPDKPVIAVTGDGGFLMNGVELATAKRLGLAFVIVIFHDSKYGLIEWKQLNKFDRTNAIEFTDPDFLSFAKSFGVKGVKVTHSDELLHALEEAISSQEIVLIDVDVDYSENVKLSKTLGDYICKL, from the coding sequence TTGAAGGCATCTGATTTGTTCGTAAGATGTTTAGAGAATGAAGGGGTTCAGTATATTTTTGGGATCCCTGGTGAGGAAAATACGGATCTTATTGATTCTCTAATAAGTTCTGATATTAAATTTATCTTGGTTCATCATGAACAGGCTGCAGCTTTTATGGCAGACATTTATGGCCGGCTGACTGGAAAGCCTGGCGTCTGCTTGGGTACATTGGGACCGGGTGCAACAAATTTATTGACAGGGATAGGAAGTGCTTATCTGGATTATTCCCCTGTTGTCGCGATTACAGGTCAGGCGGGCCTTGATCGAATTCATAAGGAGTCGCATCAATATGTGGACATTATTGGGGTTTTTAATGAAGTAACGAAATGGAATCAACAAATTAAGGTGCCGCATACGATTCCTGAAATTATCCGTAAAGCATTTAAAACTGCAGTCATAGAAAAGCCGGGAGCTGTTCATATCGAACTCCCCGAAGATGTGGCGATGATGGATACAGAAGGTGAACCTCTTCCGGTTACACCAATGCCTAGATCCCGCCCTGCAGAGGAAGAAATCAAAAAAGCCGTCGAATTAATAAATCGCGCAAAAAAGCCTATAATTCTAGCTGGTAATGGCGTAGTCCGCGATGGAGCTGCTGAGTTCTTACGGAAATTTGCAGAAGAGAAGCAAATTCCCGTTGTGAATTCGTTCATGGCCAAAGGAGTTTTACCTTCCAACCATCCATTGACCCTTTTTACAGTAGGGATGCAAGCAAGGGATTATGTTCTATGCGGGTTTGATTTGGCCGATCTTATTATCACCGTCGGTTATGATTTCGTCGAGTATTTGCCAAAGTATTGGAACGATGAGGCAATGAATCCGATTATTCATATTGATGCTCGACCGGCTGAGATTGATGCTTATTACCCAGTTCAAGCTGAATTGGTCGGGAACGTTTCGGAGGGACTTGAAGCCTTGTCCACTGGTGTAGTAGAAAAGGAGCTTTGGCCTGAAGTGAAAAGGTTAAGGTCTCAAATCATAGAAAAATTTCATTCTTCGGATGATGTATCAGGAAGTCCTATCATCCCTCAGCGAATTATCGCCGATTTGAAAAGGGCGGACAAGGGCAATGCCATTGTCATTTCGGATGTGGGAGCCCATAAATTATGGATGGCTCGGTTGTATCAGCCGGAAATGCCTAATCACACTATCATTTCTAATGGCTTTGCATCGATGGGAATTGCCATTCCTGGCGCAATTGCAGCCAAACTGGCAAAACCTGATAAACCTGTCATAGCGGTTACAGGGGATGGCGGATTTCTGATGAATGGGGTTGAATTGGCAACTGCAAAACGTCTAGGTCTTGCCTTCGTGATAGTCATTTTCCATGATTCAAAATACGGCTTAATTGAGTGGAAGCAATTGAATAAATTTGATCGTACGAATGCGATTGAGTTTACAGACCCAGACTTTTTAAGCTTCGCTAAAAGTTTTGGTGTTAAAGGAGTGAAAGTAACCCACTCCGATGAATTGCTTCATGCATTAGAAGAAGCAATTTCGAGTCAGGAAATTGTCTTGATTGATGTGGATGTCGATTATTCGGAAAATGTAAAGCTCTCGAAAACACTAGGTGATTATATTTGTAAACTATAA
- a CDS encoding tRNA-dihydrouridine synthase produces the protein MKDNFWRDLPRPFFILAPMEDVTDVVFRHVVSEAGRPDVFFTEFTNTESYCHPEGIHSVRGRLTFTEDEQPMVAHIWGDKPEYFRQMSIGMAKLGYRGVDINMGCPVPNVTQNGKGSGLIRRPEVAADLIQAAKAGGLPVSVKTRLGFTDVDEWHDWLTHILKQDIVNLSIHLRTKKEMSKVDAHWELIPEIKKLRDQVAPDTLLTINGDIPDRQTGLKLAHQYGIDGIMIGRGIFNNPFAFEKQPKDHSSNELLDLLRLHLDLHDKYSKLELRPFKALHRFFKIYVRGFRGASELRNQLMSTESTDEVRALLDNFGSKNLDGMGEQ, from the coding sequence ATGAAAGATAATTTTTGGCGTGATTTACCACGACCTTTTTTTATACTGGCACCAATGGAAGATGTGACGGATGTAGTTTTTCGCCATGTAGTGAGTGAAGCAGGCAGACCGGATGTGTTTTTTACAGAGTTTACAAACACGGAGAGTTATTGTCACCCAGAGGGCATCCATAGTGTGCGTGGGCGTTTGACTTTTACAGAGGATGAACAACCGATGGTAGCCCATATATGGGGGGATAAGCCTGAATACTTTCGACAAATGAGTATTGGTATGGCGAAACTAGGCTATCGGGGTGTGGATATCAATATGGGCTGTCCTGTACCTAATGTGACACAGAATGGGAAGGGAAGTGGCCTTATTCGTCGTCCAGAAGTTGCAGCAGATTTAATACAAGCAGCAAAAGCAGGAGGATTGCCGGTAAGTGTAAAGACAAGGCTTGGTTTCACGGATGTAGACGAATGGCACGACTGGCTAACACACATATTGAAACAAGACATTGTTAATCTTTCCATTCATCTGCGTACAAAAAAGGAAATGAGCAAAGTAGATGCTCATTGGGAACTAATCCCGGAGATTAAGAAACTTCGTGACCAGGTTGCACCAGATACACTCTTGACGATCAATGGGGATATCCCTGACCGTCAAACTGGCTTAAAGCTCGCTCATCAATACGGTATTGATGGGATTATGATTGGGCGTGGTATCTTCAATAATCCATTTGCCTTTGAAAAGCAGCCGAAAGATCATAGTAGTAATGAATTGCTTGATCTCTTAAGGTTGCATCTGGATCTCCATGATAAATATTCAAAATTAGAGCTACGACCGTTCAAGGCTCTTCATCGCTTTTTTAAGATATATGTCCGAGGGTTTCGAGGGGCAAGTGAATTAAGAAATCAATTAATGAGCACAGAGTCAACAGATGAAGTGCGTGCATTGCTCGATAACTTTGGGTCAAAGAATCTTGATGGAATGGGGGAACAGTAG
- a CDS encoding peptidoglycan-binding domain-containing protein, with protein sequence MKKLLTSLVVLAMALGISFSTASASAGGFHHPESWDKNSILRKDSHGVEIRNMQYILNVMGFYTDSAVVDVDGIFGPKTEAGVKKYQKENNLKVDGVVGPRTWDSFSQYIKKYGNETYGAGGNMGLRIKWKYDNSSYTSGSKAYIYGNGDTLSDQYRLYAN encoded by the coding sequence ATGAAGAAATTACTTACTAGTTTGGTAGTATTAGCAATGGCCCTTGGGATATCTTTTTCCACTGCTTCAGCATCAGCTGGAGGGTTTCACCATCCCGAAAGCTGGGATAAAAACTCTATTTTGCGGAAGGACTCTCATGGGGTGGAAATCAGAAATATGCAGTATATCCTGAATGTCATGGGTTTTTATACGGATTCAGCAGTGGTTGACGTTGATGGAATTTTTGGACCAAAAACCGAAGCGGGTGTAAAGAAATATCAAAAAGAAAACAACTTGAAAGTGGATGGTGTGGTTGGCCCACGGACGTGGGATAGCTTCTCGCAATATATTAAGAAGTATGGTAATGAAACATATGGAGCAGGCGGAAACATGGGACTAAGAATTAAATGGAAGTACGACAATTCTTCCTATACATCCGGCTCTAAAGCCTATATTTACGGTAATGGGGATACATTAAGCGACCAATATCGCTTGTATGCGAATTAA
- a CDS encoding FadR/GntR family transcriptional regulator encodes MTIVSETVQKFLCDFILKNNLMSGDQLPSERELAKLLEVSRSSVREALQSLSEKEIIEKKIGKGVYVKKSLHLNDKAFSSTFEISVNIDNSLDLLELRKVIEAEIAYLAAKRIKPSEIHILEQSLVDLEVCIKMETSIIVPDLVFHRTLARSTNNQVIIDMYNNISEFFKKVRIEMAIYDDTKNALYYHQQILKAVKKGDSDRSSKLMKEHIEDVKSHYIKMVEEYKSVQNTHT; translated from the coding sequence ATGACAATTGTAAGTGAAACTGTTCAAAAGTTTTTATGTGATTTTATTCTTAAGAATAATCTTATGAGTGGTGACCAGCTTCCGTCTGAAAGAGAATTGGCAAAACTATTAGAAGTAAGCAGATCTTCTGTAAGAGAGGCATTGCAATCACTTTCTGAAAAAGAAATTATTGAAAAAAAAATAGGAAAGGGGGTGTATGTAAAGAAAAGTTTACATCTCAATGACAAGGCATTTTCAAGCACGTTCGAAATATCTGTCAATATCGATAATTCTCTAGACTTATTAGAACTTCGCAAAGTAATTGAAGCTGAAATCGCTTATTTGGCTGCAAAAAGGATAAAACCGAGTGAAATCCATATTCTTGAACAATCGCTGGTCGACTTAGAAGTGTGTATAAAAATGGAAACTTCTATTATCGTTCCCGATCTTGTATTTCATAGAACGCTTGCACGATCGACAAACAACCAAGTGATTATTGATATGTACAATAATATTTCGGAATTTTTCAAAAAAGTAAGGATTGAAATGGCAATTTATGATGATACAAAAAATGCACTTTATTACCATCAACAGATCTTGAAGGCGGTGAAAAAAGGAGATTCAGATAGAAGTTCTAAATTAATGAAAGAACATATTGAAGATGTGAAAAGCCATTATATCAAAATGGTAGAGGAGTATAAGAGCGTCCAAAACACTCACACCTGA
- a CDS encoding APC family permease, which produces MRAKTIVHSGLIQEEPNFKRVLTLPSLVFYGLAYLIPTTIFDMYGIVSNITHGMFSLTHALTALAILFTAFSYGSMVAAFPVSGSAYTYAQQAINPYIGFLTGWTVMMDYLLVPMLSYVIAANYMNAIFPEIPNWIWILGLTVLVTTISYVGINVTAKVNNIIVLVQLSIIAIVTIFLIKFIAQGGGMGSFFSWDVFVNSSEFAKPEVGWGVIFTGASILVLSYFGFDAVTMVAEEAINPRVNVPRAVLIICAGAGLLFTTVSYLMLLAWPAGWSEFTDVNTGALELFKKIGLGILAVIYPFFTLIGAIAGPLAAQTSCSRMLCKMGGDRIIPKFFGYIHPKKATPTNSILFIGSLSLTALFLDVKTVISLVNFGALFGCTFVNISVIFYYFIKQKKRKGINIVRYLLFPSIGAMITLFFLYKLDMYAKTAGLIWLTVGVIYLGLNTNFFKKLPPELNMNEMKG; this is translated from the coding sequence TTGAGAGCTAAAACCATCGTTCATTCAGGTTTAATTCAAGAAGAGCCAAATTTTAAGAGAGTTCTAACCCTCCCTTCCCTTGTATTTTACGGCCTTGCTTATTTAATACCTACGACAATTTTTGATATGTATGGAATTGTATCGAATATAACTCACGGAATGTTTTCCTTAACTCACGCGTTAACAGCATTAGCAATACTGTTCACAGCATTTAGTTATGGAAGCATGGTTGCCGCTTTCCCGGTTTCAGGTTCTGCATACACGTATGCCCAACAAGCTATAAATCCATATATTGGTTTTTTAACAGGTTGGACTGTTATGATGGATTATCTTCTTGTACCTATGCTGTCTTACGTTATTGCTGCTAATTATATGAATGCGATTTTCCCTGAAATACCTAATTGGATATGGATCCTCGGATTAACTGTCCTTGTGACAACGATTAGCTACGTTGGCATTAATGTTACCGCCAAAGTAAATAATATAATTGTTTTGGTTCAGCTCTCCATTATAGCTATTGTAACGATTTTTTTAATTAAATTTATTGCCCAAGGAGGAGGAATGGGATCCTTTTTCTCATGGGATGTATTTGTAAACTCTAGTGAGTTTGCTAAACCAGAAGTAGGATGGGGAGTCATTTTTACTGGTGCATCTATACTGGTACTATCATATTTTGGATTTGATGCTGTAACAATGGTAGCGGAAGAAGCTATCAATCCGAGAGTTAATGTTCCAAGAGCGGTATTAATAATTTGTGCGGGTGCAGGGCTTTTATTTACAACCGTATCTTACTTAATGCTATTAGCCTGGCCTGCAGGCTGGAGTGAATTCACGGATGTAAATACGGGAGCACTTGAATTATTTAAAAAAATTGGATTAGGTATACTCGCTGTTATCTACCCTTTCTTCACCTTAATTGGAGCCATAGCGGGCCCTTTAGCTGCACAAACCTCTTGTTCCCGTATGCTGTGCAAAATGGGTGGCGACAGAATTATACCAAAGTTTTTTGGCTACATTCACCCTAAAAAAGCTACTCCAACAAATAGTATTTTATTTATTGGGTCTCTTAGTTTAACTGCTTTGTTTCTTGATGTAAAAACAGTCATTTCTTTAGTAAACTTCGGAGCACTGTTTGGCTGTACCTTCGTAAATATATCCGTTATATTCTATTATTTTATTAAGCAGAAAAAACGTAAAGGCATAAATATTGTACGCTATTTGTTATTCCCTTCTATTGGAGCAATGATCACGCTATTCTTTTTATACAAATTGGATATGTATGCAAAGACTGCAGGTTTGATTTGGTTGACAGTTGGAGTTATTTACCTAGGACTCAATACAAATTTCTTCAAAAAACTTCCACCGGAATTAAATATGAATGAAATGAAAGGATGA
- a CDS encoding amidohydrolase: MTQSYWLANVLLESAFLREDGMVTKTITEHCHILVEEGKFTKIIPAHENLPVDLPVQDTGGLLMLPGFQDMHIHLDKTYYGGKWKACTPFVDVFGRMKEEEDMLPSLLPVAEERAKKILELLLQNGVTHIRAQCNVDPIIGLKNMEAVLQALQSYDGQISYELVAFPQHGLLRSNSLPLVREALRMGATAAGGLDPAIVDENIEASLHALIELAVEADADIDLHLHEPGHLGIYTMKRLAKLTEEAGWQGRVTIGHAFGLGDVPVEAAADAAETLAHAGISIASTVPIDIPTIPIPLLHEKGINVSLVNDSITDHWDPFGTGDVLYKASLMAERFAWIDEWSLGRALGFITGGKTPLNSEGERVWPTIGDKADAVFVEASCSAEAVARRARRLAVMHKGKIVSGSFNN; encoded by the coding sequence ATGACACAATCATATTGGTTAGCAAATGTATTGCTTGAAAGCGCTTTCCTTCGTGAGGATGGAATGGTTACAAAAACAATAACGGAACACTGTCATATCCTAGTTGAAGAGGGGAAATTCACTAAAATAATCCCAGCTCATGAGAATTTACCCGTTGATTTGCCAGTTCAGGATACGGGCGGACTGCTTATGCTACCTGGTTTTCAGGATATGCATATTCACCTGGACAAAACATACTATGGAGGTAAATGGAAAGCATGTACCCCATTTGTGGATGTATTTGGCCGAATGAAAGAAGAAGAAGACATGCTTCCGTCTCTTCTTCCTGTTGCGGAAGAAAGGGCGAAGAAGATTTTGGAGCTGCTTTTACAGAATGGAGTAACACACATAAGGGCTCAGTGTAATGTTGACCCCATAATTGGGTTGAAAAACATGGAAGCAGTTTTACAGGCATTACAATCATACGATGGACAGATTTCTTACGAGTTAGTTGCTTTTCCTCAGCACGGACTCTTGCGAAGTAATTCTCTTCCACTTGTAAGGGAAGCATTGAGAATGGGAGCAACTGCTGCAGGGGGATTGGATCCGGCCATAGTAGATGAAAATATTGAAGCTTCATTACATGCACTCATAGAACTTGCAGTTGAAGCGGATGCAGATATAGATTTGCATTTACATGAACCTGGTCACCTGGGAATTTATACGATGAAACGATTGGCTAAACTTACAGAAGAAGCAGGGTGGCAGGGAAGAGTTACAATTGGACATGCGTTTGGACTCGGGGATGTTCCAGTTGAAGCGGCAGCCGATGCGGCGGAAACTTTAGCTCATGCGGGTATTTCAATTGCTTCTACTGTACCTATCGATATTCCCACAATTCCAATCCCATTGCTTCATGAAAAGGGTATAAATGTCTCGCTTGTAAATGACAGCATAACGGATCATTGGGACCCATTTGGCACTGGGGACGTGCTTTACAAAGCTAGTCTGATGGCTGAACGTTTCGCTTGGATTGATGAGTGGTCACTAGGACGGGCCCTTGGTTTTATTACTGGCGGGAAAACACCTCTTAATTCAGAGGGGGAGCGAGTTTGGCCGACTATTGGTGATAAAGCGGATGCTGTTTTTGTGGAAGCTAGTTGTTCAGCTGAAGCAGTCGCAAGACGTGCAAGGCGCCTTGCGGTTATGCACAAAGGGAAGATTGTTTCAGGTTCTTTCAATAATTGA
- a CDS encoding metal-sensitive transcriptional regulator, protein MEYDKSVINRLKRIEGQIKGVLGMMEQGKDCREIVTQLSAARNAIDRTMGVIVSENLEQCVRENVVKGEGTDHLVKEAVNLLIKSR, encoded by the coding sequence ATGGAGTATGATAAAAGTGTCATTAATCGCTTGAAGCGGATTGAAGGACAAATTAAGGGTGTACTTGGAATGATGGAGCAGGGAAAGGATTGCAGAGAAATCGTCACGCAGTTGTCGGCTGCACGTAATGCCATCGATAGGACCATGGGTGTTATCGTAAGTGAAAATCTTGAGCAATGCGTTCGGGAAAACGTTGTGAAAGGCGAAGGCACTGATCATCTAGTCAAGGAAGCGGTTAATTTACTGATAAAAAGCAGGTAA
- a CDS encoding monooxygenase produces the protein MSYIFQVDFKMEGPFGNEMVKEFTDLAKSINDEEGLIWKIWTEDNEAKEAGGIYLFETKESACKYMTMHTARLKGFGIVKVNEKIFEVNEVLTLINH, from the coding sequence ATGTCTTATATTTTTCAAGTGGATTTTAAAATGGAGGGACCATTTGGCAACGAAATGGTAAAAGAATTTACTGATTTAGCAAAAAGCATTAATGATGAAGAAGGCTTGATCTGGAAGATTTGGACCGAAGACAATGAGGCAAAGGAAGCTGGTGGCATTTATCTGTTTGAAACGAAGGAATCTGCATGTAAGTACATGACTATGCACACAGCTCGGTTAAAAGGGTTTGGTATCGTGAAGGTTAATGAAAAAATATTCGAAGTGAATGAAGTTTTGACTTTAATCAATCATTGA
- a CDS encoding DsrE/DsrF/DrsH-like family protein, translating to MTEKKRTTIILFSGDYDKAMAAYIIANGAAAYDHEVTIFHTFWGLNALRKDEPVSLKKGFLEKMFAKMMPRGSDKMGLSNMNFAGMGPKMIKHVMKKHNAMSLPNLIELAQEQEIKLIACTMTMDLLGLQQVELMDGIEYAGVAAYLAEAEDGNVNLFI from the coding sequence ATGACTGAAAAGAAAAGAACGACGATCATTTTATTTAGTGGTGATTATGATAAGGCAATGGCTGCTTATATCATTGCAAATGGGGCGGCGGCTTACGATCATGAAGTGACCATCTTCCATACATTCTGGGGATTGAATGCCTTAAGGAAGGATGAGCCGGTTTCATTAAAAAAAGGCTTTCTGGAAAAAATGTTTGCAAAAATGATGCCGCGTGGTTCAGATAAAATGGGACTATCCAATATGAACTTTGCTGGGATGGGTCCTAAAATGATCAAACATGTGATGAAAAAGCATAACGCCATGTCACTCCCAAATTTAATTGAGTTGGCCCAAGAACAGGAAATCAAACTAATTGCCTGTACGATGACAATGGATTTATTGGGCTTGCAGCAAGTGGAATTAATGGATGGAATTGAGTATGCAGGTGTTGCGGCTTATTTAGCTGAAGCAGAGGATGGAAATGTAAACTTATTCATATAA
- a CDS encoding rhodanese-like domain-containing protein: MGTIFNLIILGFIVWFLYQRFVPAKGIKNINAAELKGELSNKGNKQFVDVRTPNEYRGNHIKDFKNIPLSELGKRAQELSKDKEVVVICQSGMRSSNASKALKKLGFKEVTNVKGGMSSWRE, from the coding sequence ATGGGAACTATATTCAATCTCATTATATTAGGTTTCATCGTTTGGTTTTTATATCAGCGATTTGTCCCGGCAAAGGGGATAAAAAATATAAATGCGGCAGAGTTAAAAGGTGAGCTGAGTAACAAAGGAAATAAGCAATTCGTTGATGTCCGTACTCCTAATGAATATAGGGGCAATCATATTAAGGACTTTAAAAATATTCCTTTAAGCGAACTTGGTAAAAGGGCACAAGAACTTTCAAAAGATAAAGAAGTGGTAGTGATCTGCCAAAGCGGGATGCGGAGCAGTAATGCAAGTAAAGCATTGAAAAAATTAGGATTTAAAGAAGTCACTAACGTAAAAGGCGGCATGAGTTCTTGGCGCGAATAA
- a CDS encoding rhodanese-like domain-containing protein, whose translation MNEILPNEVSTLLKGNSPVHIIDVREVEEVKAGKIPNAVNIPLGLVEFRMQDLDKSKEYIMVCRSGGRSSRAAQILEDHGYKVLNMVGGMNRWEGPTA comes from the coding sequence ATGAATGAAATTTTACCGAATGAAGTGAGTACATTGTTGAAGGGAAACTCGCCAGTCCACATTATTGATGTGCGGGAGGTGGAGGAAGTAAAGGCAGGGAAAATACCAAATGCTGTGAATATCCCGTTGGGTCTAGTGGAATTTAGAATGCAGGATCTGGATAAATCAAAAGAGTATATCATGGTCTGCCGGTCAGGGGGCAGAAGTTCAAGGGCCGCACAGATACTTGAGGATCATGGATATAAAGTGTTGAACATGGTGGGTGGTATGAATCGCTGGGAAGGTCCTACAGCATAA
- a CDS encoding sulfurtransferase TusA family protein, giving the protein MIKTNSVLDAKGLACPMPIVKTKKAMNGLEAGEVLEVQATDKGSTADMKAWAESTGHQYLGTVEEGTTLKHYLRKASGEETEVKKHEKIISNEEFLQVMEENRNMILLDVRESAEYAFHHIPAAKSLPMGELEQRMGELDKESEIFVICRSGSRSDLAAQKLTAAGFEQVFNVVPGMSQWNGPSQKSVNK; this is encoded by the coding sequence ATGATTAAAACAAATTCCGTTTTGGATGCTAAAGGTTTAGCATGTCCCATGCCAATCGTAAAAACGAAAAAAGCCATGAATGGTCTGGAAGCAGGGGAAGTACTGGAAGTTCAAGCGACTGATAAAGGGTCAACTGCCGATATGAAAGCCTGGGCGGAAAGTACAGGTCATCAATATTTAGGTACAGTTGAAGAAGGAACCACACTAAAACATTATCTTCGGAAAGCAAGCGGAGAAGAAACAGAAGTGAAGAAGCATGAAAAAATCATTTCAAATGAAGAATTTCTTCAAGTAATGGAAGAAAATCGAAATATGATCCTTCTGGATGTACGAGAATCCGCAGAGTATGCTTTTCATCATATTCCAGCAGCGAAATCCCTTCCAATGGGTGAATTGGAACAACGTATGGGTGAACTTGATAAAGAGTCAGAGATTTTCGTGATTTGCCGTTCTGGCAGCCGAAGTGATCTTGCTGCACAAAAACTGACGGCGGCTGGATTTGAACAAGTATTCAATGTTGTACCAGGCATGAGCCAATGGAACGGGCCTTCACAAAAATCCGTTAATAAATAA